One Natrinema halophilum genomic window carries:
- a CDS encoding ABC transporter ATP-binding protein, whose product MTTLRLEGVSKAYDETVALESVDLTVRDGEFFTLVGPSGCGKTTTLRTIAGFEEPSAGSVRFDGREMAGVAPENRNVGVVFQSYALFPHMSVAENVSYGLRFRDPPDGTTVDERIAELLALVDLEGMGERSPDQLSGGQQQRVALARALAPAPDLLLLDEPMSALDAQLRESLRRQIARIQSELDITTVYVTHDQAEALAVSDRLAVMRDGRVEQVGQPEAIYRTPSTRFVAEFVGDNNVFDATVRSNDRDGARVVVDCEAFDIPALPDGSERATVCVRPGALSRTADCNRICVAVETTEFLGETVRVHGRWNGRAITLRLEDVPDGDELAVGFSPEDVHVVAPQ is encoded by the coding sequence ATGACGACGCTTCGACTCGAGGGCGTTTCCAAAGCCTACGACGAAACCGTCGCGCTCGAGTCCGTCGACCTCACGGTCCGCGACGGGGAATTCTTCACACTCGTCGGCCCCTCCGGTTGCGGGAAGACGACTACCCTCCGAACGATCGCCGGATTCGAGGAGCCCTCTGCCGGGAGCGTTCGCTTCGATGGCCGGGAGATGGCCGGCGTCGCGCCCGAGAACCGAAACGTCGGCGTCGTCTTCCAGAGTTACGCGCTGTTTCCCCACATGAGCGTCGCCGAAAACGTCAGCTACGGATTACGGTTTCGGGACCCGCCCGACGGAACGACGGTCGACGAACGGATCGCGGAGTTACTCGCGCTGGTCGACCTCGAGGGAATGGGCGAGCGCAGTCCCGACCAGTTATCCGGCGGTCAGCAACAGCGGGTCGCGCTGGCTCGGGCGCTCGCACCGGCACCCGATCTGCTCTTGCTCGACGAGCCGATGAGCGCGCTCGACGCGCAGCTACGGGAGTCGTTACGCCGGCAGATCGCGCGGATCCAGTCCGAACTCGACATTACGACCGTCTACGTTACCCACGATCAGGCCGAGGCGCTGGCGGTTTCGGATCGCCTCGCAGTGATGCGCGACGGCCGCGTCGAACAGGTCGGTCAGCCAGAGGCTATCTATCGAACGCCGTCGACGCGGTTCGTCGCCGAGTTCGTCGGTGACAACAACGTCTTCGACGCGACGGTGCGCTCGAACGATCGGGATGGCGCTCGAGTGGTCGTCGACTGCGAGGCGTTCGATATACCCGCACTCCCCGACGGAAGCGAGCGCGCGACCGTCTGCGTGCGACCGGGTGCGCTCTCGCGAACCGCCGACTGCAACCGTATCTGCGTGGCGGTCGAGACGACTGAATTTCTCGGCGAGACCGTCCGCGTTCACGGTCGGTGGAACGGACGCGCGATTACGTTACGACTCGAGGACGTCCCCGACGGCGATGAACTGGCCGTCGGCTTCTCGCCCGAGGACGTCCACGTCGTCGCCCCGCAGTGA
- a CDS encoding PKD domain-containing protein, whose translation MGNGVVASRLDGSITSYEWDTDGDGYYGEYEDASSGETTTLSFSSDGSYTVQLQVSDNGGVSSTATATIPVSLPPEPSLTASTESIGRNQPVTFDASDSIDRDGTITKYIWRFENGEIKHGESVTRSFSVLGQQEVTLIVVDDSGHRVETTGTVSVYPKPSVDIAVQPTEPIAGTPVQFEARSDDPIDTYEWDVDGDGNTDYTGRSVEHTFWKSGDHTVQVTVVTEEGIVNKTSRVVSVDPERRSNSRRTSKRSRLAKRPSSRSA comes from the coding sequence GTGGGCAACGGTGTCGTCGCGAGCCGACTCGACGGATCGATTACGTCCTACGAGTGGGATACCGACGGTGACGGATACTACGGCGAGTACGAGGACGCATCGAGCGGAGAGACGACAACTCTCTCGTTTAGCTCCGATGGGAGCTATACTGTCCAGCTGCAGGTGTCCGACAACGGAGGTGTTAGTTCGACGGCTACGGCGACAATTCCGGTGAGTCTGCCGCCAGAGCCCTCACTTACTGCGTCGACTGAATCCATAGGCCGGAATCAGCCTGTGACGTTCGATGCCAGCGATTCGATCGATCGAGACGGGACGATCACGAAATACATCTGGCGGTTCGAGAACGGCGAGATAAAACACGGCGAGTCGGTGACACGATCGTTCTCTGTACTCGGCCAACAAGAGGTGACGCTGATCGTCGTCGACGACTCGGGACACCGGGTCGAAACGACGGGGACAGTCTCCGTCTATCCGAAACCGTCGGTAGATATCGCAGTCCAACCCACGGAGCCTATCGCGGGAACGCCTGTTCAGTTCGAGGCTCGTTCCGACGACCCGATCGACACGTACGAATGGGACGTCGACGGAGACGGTAATACGGATTACACGGGTAGATCCGTCGAACATACGTTCTGGAAATCTGGTGATCACACGGTACAGGTGACGGTAGTAACCGAGGAAGGCATCGTCAATAAGACGTCACGCGTAGTCTCGGTCGATCCGGAGCGTCGTTCGAACTCACGTCGAACCTCGAAACGATCGAGGCTGGCGAAACGGCCGTCGTCACGTTCAGCGTGA
- a CDS encoding carboxypeptidase regulatory-like domain-containing protein: protein MHVTRRLRIAVERREVAVGAPITIRVRDTRRRPVEGALVTTGIKSVRTDERGLCKLRFDSPGFWKLVAAKSASDRVEYEPASALIRVVPNRAALRPLGRVGYR, encoded by the coding sequence ATGCACGTCACCCGTCGGCTCCGGATTGCCGTCGAACGGAGAGAAGTCGCCGTCGGGGCCCCGATAACCATCCGCGTTCGTGATACTCGCCGACGGCCCGTCGAGGGGGCCCTCGTCACGACCGGAATCAAATCGGTGCGAACGGATGAACGTGGTCTGTGCAAATTGCGGTTCGACTCACCTGGATTCTGGAAACTCGTCGCTGCGAAATCTGCGAGCGATCGCGTCGAGTACGAGCCAGCGTCGGCACTCATACGCGTCGTTCCGAACCGGGCTGCGCTTCGGCCCCTCGGACGGGTCGGCTACCGATAG
- a CDS encoding ABC transporter permease, with the protein MARSRAFERWSRVRAGATAARDRLEHHALWLTALATAAVLAVMLYLPVGVVFAHAILDEGRLTLSQFADVLTDPFYVGVLADLFAEPLAVREHVVDVVGWLAAVSVSISVETPIPGLDVPVPWLRVVAPDVRTGLFGFTAYQAALSTVASVLLGLPAAYVLANYEFRGRKTLRSLTILPFVLPGIMVAVGFYAMFGRAGTLNELLGIVGFGPYSFIEANPLAIVIVAHAFYNAPLVARITVAAWESVDVRTVETARSLGASPRRAFRDVVVPQLLPAVLTGALLTFIFTFMTFPIVLALGGLQLATVEVWIYDRVRQLAYGEAATLAALETLLSLGLTYAYLRYESAQTGLARATSAPSRQPLFPDLQTALSPRRLAIIGYGLVALVVFAGPMGSLVVGSLTDGSGLTLRHFAFLLERQFEGESYQTLPVVAIRNSLLFGVATLVVALPMGVVVSTVTVRAGRGGKIVDTLAMVPLAVSGVVFGIGLLQGLVFGIPLPGGWRFQVTGAVAIVAAHAVAAYPFVTRNVSPLLSNLDPALVESARALGASRYRALVDVELPLVASGIVAGAAFAFAISIGEFSSTVILTGGGDTYTMPVAVERYLGRRSGPAIAMGAVLLFVTAASFVVVDRVGGRFER; encoded by the coding sequence ATGGCCCGATCGAGAGCGTTCGAGCGATGGTCCCGAGTTCGAGCGGGGGCCACGGCCGCTCGCGACCGTCTCGAGCACCACGCACTTTGGCTGACAGCGCTTGCTACGGCGGCCGTCCTCGCGGTCATGCTCTACCTCCCGGTCGGCGTCGTCTTTGCACACGCCATCCTCGATGAAGGGCGGCTCACGCTCTCTCAGTTCGCCGACGTTCTTACCGATCCGTTCTACGTCGGCGTCCTTGCAGACCTGTTCGCCGAGCCGCTGGCGGTTCGAGAACACGTCGTGGATGTCGTCGGCTGGCTCGCGGCCGTTTCGGTCTCGATTTCGGTCGAAACGCCGATCCCCGGGCTCGACGTCCCGGTGCCGTGGCTGCGAGTCGTCGCACCCGACGTTCGAACGGGATTGTTCGGGTTCACCGCCTATCAGGCGGCTCTCTCGACCGTCGCGAGCGTCCTGCTCGGACTGCCCGCCGCGTACGTCCTCGCGAACTACGAGTTCCGGGGGCGAAAGACGCTGCGATCGCTGACGATCCTCCCGTTCGTGCTTCCGGGAATCATGGTCGCCGTCGGTTTCTACGCGATGTTCGGGCGGGCGGGAACGCTCAACGAGCTGCTCGGAATCGTCGGATTCGGTCCGTATTCGTTCATCGAGGCGAATCCGCTCGCAATCGTGATCGTCGCTCACGCGTTCTACAACGCGCCGCTCGTGGCGCGCATCACCGTCGCAGCCTGGGAGTCAGTCGACGTTCGGACGGTCGAGACCGCTCGCAGCCTCGGTGCGAGCCCTCGCCGCGCGTTCCGCGACGTCGTCGTGCCCCAGCTCCTTCCGGCGGTTCTGACCGGCGCGTTGCTTACCTTCATCTTTACGTTCATGACGTTCCCCATCGTCCTCGCACTGGGCGGCTTACAGCTCGCGACCGTCGAAGTCTGGATCTACGACCGCGTCCGCCAACTGGCCTACGGCGAGGCTGCCACACTCGCGGCTCTCGAAACCCTCCTCTCGCTGGGTTTGACCTACGCGTACCTTCGATACGAGTCCGCACAAACGGGACTGGCTCGAGCGACGTCCGCCCCGTCACGCCAGCCGCTCTTTCCGGATCTTCAGACGGCGCTGTCACCCCGGCGGCTGGCGATCATCGGCTACGGACTCGTCGCATTGGTCGTCTTCGCCGGACCGATGGGAAGTCTCGTCGTCGGCAGCCTGACGGACGGCAGTGGTCTCACGCTGCGACACTTTGCGTTCCTGCTCGAGCGCCAGTTCGAGGGCGAATCGTATCAGACGCTGCCGGTGGTCGCGATACGAAACTCGCTTCTCTTCGGCGTCGCGACGCTCGTCGTCGCCCTCCCGATGGGCGTGGTCGTCTCGACAGTGACGGTCCGTGCCGGCCGCGGTGGGAAGATCGTCGATACGCTGGCGATGGTTCCACTGGCGGTCAGCGGGGTCGTCTTCGGCATCGGTCTCCTGCAGGGGCTGGTCTTCGGAATTCCACTGCCCGGCGGCTGGCGATTCCAGGTAACGGGTGCGGTCGCGATCGTCGCCGCTCACGCCGTCGCGGCCTATCCCTTCGTGACGCGAAACGTCTCGCCGCTCCTGTCGAATCTCGACCCGGCGTTGGTCGAATCCGCTCGCGCCCTGGGGGCCTCCAGATATCGTGCGCTCGTCGACGTGGAGCTGCCGCTGGTAGCCAGCGGCATCGTCGCCGGCGCGGCCTTCGCGTTCGCCATCTCGATCGGCGAATTCTCTTCGACGGTGATATTGACGGGCGGCGGTGACACGTACACGATGCCCGTCGCCGTCGAGCGCTATCTCGGTCGCCGCTCCGGTCCCGCGATCGCCATGGGAGCGGTCCTGCTATTCGTGACCGCTGCGAGCTTCGTCGTCGTCGATCGCGTCGGCGGGAGGTTCGAGCGATGA
- a CDS encoding thiamine ABC transporter substrate-binding protein: MKRRMFVGAVGGSAIAGVAGCLTRDGGENGTNGGTDDAEPENPDLEGELTVATYTSMVDSDNSAGPWLKEAFEAEYPDATLTWTVPSQGLNRYINREQQDADIEADVYFGLNVDDLVRIDDTLGDGGLLRELNVDRIDNSERIRDRLDMGDPHGRVLAYDTGYISLVYDETVVDEPETFDDLLEADYQDALLAQNAQHSDPGKAFLLWTIDTYGEDGYLDYWRDLEANGVRILDDWTESYTGSYMEEERPMVVSYSTDQVYANEYDYDMSRHQIGFPNDQGYANPEGMGIFERASELDLAYAFLDFALSSDAQAEIAQRNVQFPAVASEHVDLDPEFDQYAHEPPESVTFGYDALRGNLDGWVEDWAREFAGR, translated from the coding sequence ATGAAACGGCGGATGTTCGTCGGTGCAGTCGGTGGAAGCGCGATAGCCGGAGTCGCCGGCTGTCTGACTCGCGATGGGGGAGAAAACGGTACGAACGGCGGAACTGACGATGCGGAGCCTGAGAATCCCGATCTCGAGGGAGAACTGACCGTCGCGACCTACACGTCGATGGTCGACAGCGACAACTCGGCCGGGCCGTGGCTCAAGGAGGCATTCGAGGCGGAGTATCCCGACGCGACGCTTACGTGGACCGTCCCGAGTCAAGGTCTCAACCGCTACATCAATCGGGAGCAACAGGATGCCGATATTGAGGCGGACGTCTACTTCGGTCTCAACGTCGACGACCTCGTTCGGATCGACGATACCCTCGGTGACGGGGGCCTCCTTCGAGAGCTCAACGTCGATCGAATCGACAACTCGGAGCGGATCCGCGATCGGCTCGATATGGGCGATCCGCACGGACGGGTACTCGCCTACGATACGGGCTATATCAGCCTCGTCTACGACGAAACCGTCGTCGACGAGCCAGAAACCTTCGACGATCTGCTCGAAGCAGATTATCAGGATGCGTTGTTGGCCCAGAACGCACAGCACTCGGATCCCGGGAAGGCGTTCCTCCTGTGGACCATCGACACCTACGGCGAAGACGGCTACCTCGACTACTGGCGCGACCTCGAAGCCAACGGCGTCAGAATCCTCGACGACTGGACGGAATCCTATACCGGATCGTACATGGAGGAAGAGCGGCCGATGGTCGTCTCCTACTCGACAGATCAGGTGTACGCAAACGAGTACGACTACGACATGAGTCGACATCAGATCGGGTTCCCGAACGATCAGGGGTACGCAAACCCCGAGGGAATGGGAATCTTCGAGCGCGCGTCGGAACTCGACCTCGCCTACGCCTTCCTCGATTTCGCCCTCTCGAGCGATGCGCAGGCCGAAATCGCCCAGCGAAACGTCCAGTTCCCGGCCGTCGCGTCGGAGCACGTCGACCTCGATCCCGAGTTCGACCAGTACGCCCACGAACCCCCGGAATCGGTGACGTTCGGCTACGATGCCCTCCGGGGCAACCTCGACGGCTGGGTCGAGGACTGGGCGCGCGAGTTCGCCGGCCGATAG
- a CDS encoding class I SAM-dependent methyltransferase has product MSVREEFDDWATSGRDRGMEERHWNTAKQALMRMPVEPDDTILDLGCGSGYAGRALRATREAGRVYGLDGSTEMARNATGYTDDENVGYVVGDFDSLPIADDSIDHCWSMEAFYYATDPVETLRELTRVLRPGGTFYCAVNYYEENVHSHEWDQFISVEMTRWSRRQYRDAFRDAGFHVAEQDNIPDREVTIPDEADFPLEEWDTREEMVERYREFGTLLTVGVVP; this is encoded by the coding sequence ATGAGCGTTCGCGAAGAGTTCGACGACTGGGCAACGAGTGGTCGGGATCGAGGGATGGAGGAACGCCACTGGAACACCGCGAAACAGGCATTGATGCGGATGCCCGTTGAGCCCGACGATACGATCCTCGACCTCGGCTGCGGGAGCGGCTATGCAGGGCGAGCACTCCGTGCCACCAGAGAGGCTGGTCGAGTGTACGGCCTCGACGGGTCCACTGAAATGGCTCGAAACGCGACAGGCTATACGGACGACGAGAACGTGGGCTACGTCGTCGGTGATTTTGACTCGCTGCCGATAGCCGACGACTCAATCGACCACTGTTGGTCGATGGAAGCGTTCTATTACGCTACCGATCCAGTCGAAACGCTCCGCGAACTCACCCGCGTCCTCCGACCCGGTGGAACGTTCTACTGTGCCGTTAACTACTACGAGGAAAACGTCCACTCTCACGAATGGGATCAGTTCATCTCGGTAGAAATGACTCGCTGGAGTCGTCGACAGTACCGGGATGCGTTCCGTGATGCAGGCTTTCACGTCGCAGAACAGGACAATATCCCTGACCGCGAAGTTACGATACCAGACGAGGCTGACTTCCCGCTCGAGGAGTGGGACACCCGCGAGGAGATGGTCGAGCGATACCGTGAGTTCGGAACGTTGCTCACCGTCGGTGTAGTTCCCTGA
- a CDS encoding SLC13 family permease gives MLVVFAIILVALVLFVTELLPIDVTAILVMVLLMVLGVDGVVNFTEISTAEGTSGFSNSATITVLAMLILSSGISQTGVVQILGRKMSAFAGNDLDKQLLATIGVSGPISGFINNTPVVAILVPVVSDIAHQGKTSPSKLLIPLSYASMFGGMLTLIGTSTNILASDVSARLIDHPFSMFEFTKLGIVVLVVGSLYLLTVGHRLLPERVPVDEDYVQEYAIEEYLTEVVVDANSPLVDTTVDDAIDYVEFDADILQVVRDGEEFIEPIGQKTIRAGDLLRLRAGRATVQQLVDRETVTLAGNPQTAADIEPDEVSDRTLVEIVVPRGSFLVGESLESSTFRQRYDATVLAFRSRGETVRSNMDERRIRVGDTLLIQAAPDSIDRLSKNDDFIVAHEPEEPDYRTEKIPHAAAIMVGVVGFVAVPWGVVGAALAGLTSIGAFEGLSALSLPILVTALAGVVAMVATGVLRPTEIYDAVEWDVIFLLAGIIPLGMALEQTGGADLLGSLVAATGAYLPVLGVLWVFYLATGLITGVISNNASVVLMLPVAVETARQIGADPFAFVLAVTFAASTAFLTPVGYQTNLFVYGPGGYKFLDFVRVGAPLQLLLSVVTVLGIAFFWGLSPA, from the coding sequence ATGCTGGTCGTTTTCGCCATCATCCTCGTCGCGCTTGTCCTCTTCGTGACCGAACTCCTGCCGATCGACGTGACCGCTATCCTCGTGATGGTGCTTTTGATGGTGCTCGGAGTTGACGGCGTAGTGAACTTCACCGAAATTTCGACGGCGGAAGGCACGTCGGGCTTTTCGAACTCCGCCACGATCACCGTGTTGGCGATGCTCATTCTCAGTTCGGGGATCAGCCAGACTGGCGTCGTTCAGATACTCGGGCGCAAGATGTCCGCGTTCGCGGGAAACGATCTCGATAAGCAACTGCTTGCAACGATCGGCGTCAGCGGTCCGATATCGGGATTTATCAACAACACGCCCGTCGTTGCCATCCTCGTTCCCGTCGTTTCCGACATCGCACATCAGGGGAAGACCTCGCCTTCGAAGCTCCTGATACCGCTCTCGTACGCATCGATGTTCGGCGGCATGCTTACGCTCATCGGCACGTCGACGAACATCCTCGCGAGCGACGTTTCCGCCCGCCTGATCGACCACCCCTTCTCCATGTTCGAGTTCACGAAACTCGGCATCGTCGTCCTCGTCGTCGGCAGCCTCTATCTCCTCACCGTCGGCCATCGACTGCTTCCGGAACGGGTCCCCGTCGACGAGGACTACGTCCAGGAGTACGCGATCGAGGAGTACCTGACCGAAGTCGTCGTCGACGCCAACTCGCCGCTCGTCGACACCACCGTCGACGACGCCATCGACTACGTCGAGTTCGACGCCGACATCCTGCAGGTCGTCCGCGACGGCGAGGAATTCATCGAGCCGATCGGCCAGAAGACGATCCGGGCTGGCGATCTGCTGCGATTGCGCGCCGGTCGTGCCACCGTCCAGCAACTCGTCGACCGCGAGACCGTCACCCTCGCGGGGAATCCACAAACCGCGGCGGACATAGAGCCAGACGAAGTATCCGATCGGACCCTCGTCGAAATCGTCGTCCCGCGAGGCTCGTTTCTCGTCGGCGAATCGCTCGAGAGTTCGACGTTCCGCCAGCGCTACGATGCGACTGTACTGGCATTCCGGAGCCGTGGCGAGACGGTCCGGAGTAACATGGACGAGCGTCGAATCCGCGTCGGCGACACGCTGCTGATCCAGGCAGCGCCGGATAGCATCGACCGCCTCTCGAAGAACGACGATTTCATCGTCGCACACGAACCCGAGGAGCCGGATTACCGGACCGAAAAGATACCCCACGCGGCGGCCATCATGGTCGGCGTCGTCGGCTTTGTCGCCGTGCCGTGGGGAGTAGTCGGCGCCGCCCTCGCGGGTCTGACGAGTATCGGTGCATTCGAGGGCCTGTCTGCGTTATCGCTCCCAATTCTCGTGACGGCCCTCGCAGGTGTCGTCGCGATGGTAGCCACGGGGGTTCTCAGGCCGACCGAGATTTACGACGCTGTCGAATGGGACGTGATCTTCCTGCTGGCCGGGATTATCCCGCTGGGGATGGCATTAGAGCAGACCGGTGGCGCTGACCTACTGGGCAGCCTCGTCGCAGCGACGGGAGCCTATCTGCCGGTGCTCGGCGTTCTGTGGGTGTTCTATCTCGCGACGGGGCTCATCACGGGCGTCATCTCGAACAACGCGAGCGTCGTGTTGATGCTCCCGGTAGCCGTGGAGACGGCTAGACAGATCGGTGCCGACCCCTTCGCGTTCGTACTGGCGGTCACGTTCGCGGCCTCGACCGCGTTTCTCACGCCGGTCGGCTACCAGACAAACCTGTTCGTTTACGGCCCCGGTGGCTACAAATTCTTGGACTTCGTCCGGGTCGGCGCGCCACTGCAGTTGCTGCTGTCGGTCGTTACCGTCCTGGGAATCGCATTCTTCTGGGGGCTGTCGCCGGCGTAG
- a CDS encoding ATP-dependent DNA helicase: MTNWRTVFGHESPYDPQVDGIETAIDTAREGGYTVIEGACGTGKTMIALTAGIELVRDPETDYERVLVLTSVKQQLRQFEADLETINANLPSDWDPVSGLTLVGKADVCPYNRERKAGFDDGTVYDRCESLRERTRDLTGEGGETTAQNLTARARSQQIGLADSGARSTGAFLETAGEPTPYPTELPEYGEGGPVGAETEYCPFYAQYLEDLPDGGSDGDVAEAVPYDFTAAGMVTPEDLVARSASHGTCPHSVMGAALGHVEVVIGNYYHAFDPRTVGSFTGALVDDSTFVVCDEAHMLEPRVRDLVSEGIADSTLRDAETELSRVIQPIKFEREGRQVQGGSKTADADLVRAELNDSDVSYEELNRTLEFVRDLRAELDRRVTDFLDRKHRGWQSNLNDLTDEEIPLRDPAEPAEDELTEWAREAGYGDADWVRAEAVGAVVARILNEAEDEDRTRAVPAVGRILGEWYRQGHTDYFREIELERTWDETEPTDSWRRAYNARLGLHNCVPSDAIGSRLASFGGGILMSATLEPMDAFTEVTGLQYLERAKDRPVTERRYGLHFPAENRESFAVAAPKFTYDNRGSPDEASKRHPGSGDASEQRQRNPTRTHYADAVQKVARLPGNVLVGMPSYAEAKWIGNVLEQRVDKPVLLDAASDDETTQLLKDEFFSGDGKVLVTSLRGTLTEGVDYSGDRLAAAVVCGVPIVNTSSPRTKAVRRAYDDEFGDGFTYALTIPAVRKARQAIGRVIRSPEDVGVRVLLDERYARDSWDSVRPYLPDDGEFQTVSPDMLDVGLERFRSRLSSQ; the protein is encoded by the coding sequence ATGACGAACTGGCGGACGGTGTTCGGCCACGAGAGCCCCTACGATCCGCAAGTCGACGGCATCGAGACTGCCATCGACACCGCACGAGAGGGCGGCTACACCGTCATCGAGGGGGCCTGTGGCACTGGAAAGACGATGATCGCGCTCACAGCGGGAATCGAGCTCGTGCGCGATCCGGAGACCGACTACGAGCGCGTCCTCGTTCTCACGAGCGTCAAACAACAATTGCGTCAGTTCGAGGCCGACCTCGAGACGATCAACGCGAACTTGCCCTCCGACTGGGACCCGGTTTCGGGACTCACGCTCGTCGGCAAAGCCGACGTTTGTCCGTACAACCGCGAGCGAAAAGCTGGATTCGACGACGGAACCGTCTACGACCGCTGTGAGTCCCTTCGAGAGCGAACTCGGGATCTCACCGGCGAAGGCGGTGAGACGACGGCACAAAACCTGACCGCCCGCGCTCGAAGCCAGCAGATCGGGCTGGCCGACAGCGGAGCCCGATCGACTGGCGCCTTCCTCGAAACCGCGGGCGAACCGACACCCTATCCAACCGAATTGCCCGAGTACGGCGAGGGCGGTCCCGTCGGTGCCGAAACCGAGTACTGCCCGTTTTACGCGCAATATCTCGAGGATTTGCCGGACGGGGGAAGCGACGGAGACGTCGCCGAAGCGGTTCCATACGACTTCACCGCCGCCGGTATGGTCACGCCTGAGGATTTAGTCGCCCGTTCGGCCAGCCACGGAACCTGTCCACACTCCGTGATGGGGGCCGCCCTCGGCCACGTCGAGGTCGTCATCGGAAATTACTATCACGCCTTCGATCCGCGAACGGTCGGTTCCTTTACGGGCGCCTTAGTAGACGACTCGACGTTCGTCGTCTGCGACGAAGCACACATGCTGGAGCCCCGGGTTCGCGACCTCGTCAGTGAGGGCATCGCGGACTCGACGTTACGTGATGCCGAAACGGAACTCTCCCGGGTAATCCAGCCGATCAAATTCGAGCGTGAGGGTCGGCAGGTTCAGGGCGGGTCCAAGACCGCCGACGCGGACCTCGTCCGTGCGGAACTCAACGACAGCGACGTCTCCTACGAGGAACTCAATCGGACACTCGAGTTCGTTCGGGATCTCCGTGCCGAACTGGACCGTCGAGTGACTGACTTTCTCGACCGGAAACACAGGGGATGGCAGTCGAATCTGAACGACCTCACCGACGAAGAGATACCGCTTCGCGATCCTGCAGAGCCCGCCGAAGACGAACTCACCGAGTGGGCCAGAGAAGCCGGGTACGGCGATGCAGACTGGGTCCGCGCTGAGGCCGTCGGAGCGGTCGTCGCGCGGATTCTGAACGAGGCCGAAGACGAAGATCGTACTCGCGCCGTACCTGCCGTCGGCCGCATCCTGGGCGAATGGTACCGCCAGGGTCACACCGATTACTTCCGCGAGATCGAACTCGAGCGCACGTGGGACGAGACCGAACCGACGGACTCGTGGCGGCGGGCCTACAACGCCAGGCTCGGTCTCCACAACTGCGTTCCGAGCGACGCCATCGGCTCCCGACTCGCCTCCTTCGGCGGTGGTATTTTGATGAGCGCGACGCTCGAGCCGATGGACGCCTTCACCGAGGTGACGGGACTTCAGTACCTCGAGCGCGCTAAGGATCGACCAGTCACCGAGCGTCGGTACGGCCTTCACTTCCCTGCCGAAAACCGAGAGAGCTTCGCGGTCGCCGCGCCGAAGTTCACGTACGACAATCGCGGCAGTCCTGACGAGGCGAGTAAAAGACACCCTGGCTCGGGTGACGCGAGCGAACAACGCCAGCGGAATCCGACCAGAACCCATTACGCGGACGCCGTCCAGAAAGTCGCTCGACTCCCCGGGAACGTCCTCGTCGGAATGCCGAGCTATGCCGAAGCCAAGTGGATTGGGAACGTCCTCGAACAACGAGTCGACAAGCCCGTCTTGCTCGACGCCGCAAGCGACGACGAGACGACTCAGTTGCTCAAAGACGAGTTCTTCTCAGGTGACGGGAAGGTTCTCGTCACCAGCCTGCGTGGGACGCTGACCGAGGGCGTCGACTACAGCGGCGACCGACTCGCCGCGGCGGTCGTCTGTGGCGTCCCGATCGTCAACACCTCGAGTCCCCGAACGAAAGCCGTCCGCCGGGCCTACGACGACGAATTCGGCGACGGGTTTACGTACGCACTGACGATCCCCGCGGTTCGGAAGGCTCGGCAAGCTATCGGACGCGTCATCCGAAGCCCCGAGGACGTCGGCGTTCGCGTCCTGCTCGACGAACGCTACGCCCGAGACAGCTGGGACTCCGTTCGTCCGTATCTGCCGGACGACGGCGAATTTCAGACGGTGAGCCCCGATATGCTTGACGTCGGTCTCGAGCGGTTCCGGTCACGGCTCTCGTCACAATAG
- a CDS encoding DUF1684 domain-containing protein, whose translation MNDSFDVDRWRDDLESKRAEKDDFFADHPQSPIPPEERDSFDGLDYFEPNPTYRVTAIARVSDDPDVVLMDTTAGREMRYRRTATLEFDLSRADGDLEDGTFELGAYRQESPNEQPLFVPFRDKTTGQQSYQGGRYMELESEKALEDGDEIVVDFNLAYSPFCAYSNTFDCPLPPEENWLEVAIPAGERHEK comes from the coding sequence ATGAACGATTCGTTCGACGTCGACCGCTGGCGCGACGATCTCGAGTCGAAACGCGCCGAGAAAGACGATTTTTTCGCCGATCATCCGCAGTCGCCGATCCCGCCCGAAGAACGCGACTCGTTCGACGGCCTCGACTACTTCGAGCCGAACCCGACCTATCGCGTGACTGCGATCGCGAGGGTTTCCGACGACCCAGATGTCGTTCTGATGGATACCACCGCGGGTCGTGAGATGCGCTACCGCCGGACCGCGACCCTCGAGTTCGATCTATCGCGGGCGGACGGCGACCTGGAAGACGGAACGTTCGAACTCGGAGCCTACCGACAGGAGAGTCCGAACGAACAACCGCTGTTCGTCCCGTTCCGTGACAAGACCACCGGCCAGCAGAGCTATCAAGGCGGTCGATACATGGAACTCGAGTCGGAGAAAGCGCTCGAAGACGGCGACGAAATCGTTGTCGACTTTAATCTCGCGTATTCCCCGTTCTGTGCCTACAGCAATACCTTCGACTGCCCGCTCCCACCGGAGGAAAACTGGCTCGAGGTCGCGATTCCGGCCGGCGAACGGCACGAGAAGTGA